Below is a window of Vibrio gazogenes DNA.
AATATTTTATTAGGTGAGTATTACGCTGCATTTAATATGGAGCACGCAGTTATTTCTCGTTTTCTTGAAGATGAAATAAACGCGGAGCGCACAATGATTGAGCAGATTTTACAATTGCTGCAATCCGCATATCAAGATGATCTCACTGAACAAGTCTGGTTTGGCAGAGAGATATCACTCAAGATTCTGGAAGGTGAAGTGACGATTTTTGAAAATACCCTGACACACGCCAATCATCATGATTTTGAAGATGAATTTGAGTTATATGAGAGTGAAAGTATCGCGACTTGTGGTCTCGATGATTTCGAATCGATGCTTATGCAATGGCAACAGTTTACGCAAAATTAATTATCTTCAGCCCACACCAATCGTTTTATCCCGAAACAAATCATTTCACTTTGCACAACTGTGGTGAACTTTTCGAAACCCGCTTTATTTTTGTGAAACCGTTGCACCATATTGATGCGACGGTGATTGGGTTTTACTCCTGCTGTTAATTTTATCGATTATAATCAATTAGTTAAAAAGTTGGCACGTACCTTGGATTCAAGAGTCAGTAACCGGAGTACAGCTCGAGAGAGGACGCCATGAAATTAATTAATGCAATTATAAAACCTTTTAAATTAGACGATGTCCGTGAGGCCTTATCTGATGTGGGGATCGAGGGAATGACCGTCTCAGAAGTGAAGGGATTCGGTCGTCAGAAAGGCCATACCGAGCTTTATCGTGGCGCCGAGTATCAGGTTGATTTTCTCCCGAAAGTCAAACTTGAAATCGCAACACAGGGAGACAATGTTGACCGTGTCGTTGAAGCCATCATGAAAGCAGCACACACAGGAAAAATCGGTGATGGTAAGATTTTTGTTTATGATCTGAGCCAAGCGGTACGAATCCGTACCGGTGAAACAGATTCAGAAGCACTTTAAAAGATTCTAAGGATTGGAGAGACTATTATGGAATTATCAGTAACAGTAACGGAGTTACGTTACGCGCTTGATACCTTTTACTTCCTCATTTCGGGCGCACTGGTCATGTGGATGGCTGCTGGATTTGCAATGCTGGAATCAGGTTTGGTTCGTTCAAAAAATACGACTGAGATTCTGACGAAAAACTTTGTATTGTACGCGATTGCTTGTACGTTATATCTCATCGTCGGCTATCACATTATGTATGTTGATAATGCTGATGGGGGCTGGTTGCCTTCAATTGGTGGATTAATCGGCTCTCAAGCTGCAGATGCAGACCACTCTTTAGAATCAGATTTCTTCTTCCAGGTTGTGTTTGTTGCAACAGCGATGTCCGTTGTTTCTGGCGCGGTGGCTGAGCGGATGAAACTGTGGGCATTCTTGATTTTCGCTGTGGTACTGACTGGCTTTATCTATCCTGTTGAAGGTTACTGGACATGGGGTGGTGGTTTCCTTTCTGCTGCTGGTTTCAGTGATTTTGCTGGCTCAGGTATTGTTCATATGGCTGGTGCAGCGGCTGCTTTAGCGGGTGTTTTGCTACTGGGTGCCCGCAAAGGCAAATATGGTAAAAATGGTGAAGTTCATCCGATTCCGGGGTCAAACATGCCGTTGGCAACACTGGGTACCTTCATTTTGTGGTTCGGTTGGTTTGGTTTCAACGGTGGTTCACAGTTGATGATTTCGGATGCTGCCAATGCGTCAGCGGTCGGTAAGATCTTCTTGAATACCAATGCTGCTGCGTCAGCAGGTGCATTAGCCGCATTATTAGTTTGTAAAACCACTTGGGGTAAAGCGGATTTAACCATGGTACTGAATGGTGCGCTGGCTGGTTTAGTTGCGATTACGGCTGATCCACTTTCTCCGTCGCCAATGTACTCGGTTGCCATTGGTGCTGTTGCCGGTGTGATTGTTGTCTTTGCGATTGTCGCGTTGGATAAATTAAAAATCGATGATCCAGTGGGTGCGATTTCTGTTCACGGTGTTTGTGGTCTGTTTGGCTTGATGGCTGTGCCAGTCAGCAATGCGGATGCATCATTTGGTTCTCAATTACTGGGTGCGGTGGTTATCTTTGCTTGGGTATTTGGTACCAGCCTGATTGTTTGGGGTATTCTCAAAGCAACCATGGGAATTCGTGTCACAGAAGAAGAAGAGATGGAAGGAATGGACATGCACGATTGTGGTGTCGGCGCTTATCCTGAATTCGTGACTTCGAAATAATTTCTCCCAGAGTCAAGCTATCTATATGATCAAAACCTGCCCTTTTCGGGCAGGTTTTTTTATGTCGCTGAGCGAGTATATTGCGCTGAATGTAAAGATGTTGAGCCAAGCATGAATCAAATCACAATGATAAATAGAATTAATAGGTTGCTTGATAAACGGCAAACTTATTGGTTTTGGCTAGCGTGTCACAACTTCCCAGTGTTTGTTCAATCAGCGGGGGATATTTGAGGAAACTGTTGGCAACAATCGATAACTTGCCTCGTGGTTTTAAATAATGAGGGGACTGAGTCAGGAATGTTTCACTGGCATGATAACTGGTCCCCAGTCCGGAATGAAACGGTGGGTTACTGATGAGATGATCGTAACGATCAGTCACATCTGAATAGATATCTGATGGGAAAACATGACCGCTCAGTCCGTTTGCAGCCAGCGTTGCTTTACTGGATTCAATGGCTAATGCACTGACATCACACATCGATAGGGTGACTGATGGATATTGTGCGGCAATGACAGTACCAATGACACCGGCACCACATCCGAAATCTAAGACGTCTCCGTGCATGTCGGATAGATTATCCAACAATAGCTGACTGCCAAGATCTAACTCCCCATGACTGAACACCCCGGGCAGGCTTTTCACGATAAGCTCTTTTTGCCGATAATTGACGGTGTAAGTTTTAAACCAGTCCTGCATATTGAACTGCTCTGGCGTCTGGCTACATTCTCCCCAGTAGAAAGAGCAGCGGCGTGCCGCATCATATTTACGAATTATTCCGTAGGATGCGAATAATGTTTCAATGCTTTTTATGCCAGAGCGATTTTCGCCGACCACCACAATTTCAGTCCCCGGACCGAGTTTGGTCATCAGCATTGCAAGCAGGTATGCTGCTTCCTGCTTCGCTTTTGGCCAGTAGAGCAATACCATATCGGCATGACAGTCATCACTCAATGTTGCGCCAAAGTAGGCCGTAACGTTTGAATCGTCCGCGATCTGCCGATAATAGCCATAGTGAGTGGTAAAGATGGCGACAGACTGACAAGTTTGTCGCAGTTGCAGGGGAAACTGATCTTCGATCTCTCCGGCAACCAGGAGATGTTTTCCCTGAAAATAGGAGAGTTGACGTTCAGCAATTTGGCTTGGGGCTGAATTCTGGGCTGAAAAATATTCGCTCGACATGATTGTGCTCTACATTCGATATCACAAAAAGATGCGCGATTTTCTCACAATCTGTGGATGGCTTGAAGTTATTTAGCTTTTATCCTGTCGGTTCAGAAATGACTGGAACTCTTCTTCATAGATATTGAACAGTACAATGGTGATCGCAAAGATCAGAGGGCCGTAGACTAATCCCATCAAACCGAACAGATGAATACCTCCAAGTAATGAGAAAAAGATCATGAGGGTATTCATCCCCGAGCTTCCTTGCATCAGAAAGGGGCGTAGTAAGTTATCAATTGAGCCGACGACGACGATACTCCAGACTGCGAGGAAAATCCCCCAGGAAATATCGTTGGTCAGCAACAGATAAGCACTGGCTGGTATCCATATCAATGCAGTACCGACAATCGGAATAAAGGAAGCAAAGCCAATCATCGTGCCCCAGAACAGACCGGGGAAACCCGCAAGCCACATCCCGAGACCTCCGGCAACACCCTGCGCGAGCGCCGTCAGAAAGGAGCCCATCACTGCTGACTTCGACACTTTCTCTATCTCTTCCAGCAATCGATCCTCCTGACTGCGAGACAGGGGCAGAACATGGCGCAATGTGGTGATGATTTTTTCATAATCGCGTAGCAGGAAAAACAGCACAAACAGCATCAGGAAAAAATCCATGATAAATGCTGTCGCATCACCAACGAGTTTGGCGCTGACACCGACAAGCTGTGTACCGGCCTGACTAGACATTTTGGCGACTCTTTCAGCAATCGCGGCTGGATCAATGGTATCAAAAGGTAAGTAGGTGTTCGCAAAGTCCATCGCTTTGACAACCCAAGGATGATTGAAAATTTCCTGAACACCACCGTGAGTCACCCACTGATAAAGCGTCTGCGAGAAACGAGCGCCTTGTTGAGCAATGGCACCGAACACCAATAATAGTGGCAGCACAATAATAAAAGTCAGAATGACGCAGGATAAAAATGAAGCGAAATTTCGATAAGGATTCAGTTTACGTTCCAGATATTGATGGAGCGGATAAATCAGTAAAGAAATAATAAAAGCCAGCATAATCGAATTGATATAGGGCTCGATGAGCAGATAACATGCGATGGCTGCAACAAGCAATGCAGCGATAATCACTCGATGACTAGAGATGGTATTCACGTTATTTCTACCTTCGATGACTTATATTTCAAATATAGGTCTGTATCATGACGATAATTCAGGTTGTTATCAATCATCGGCATGTTAGAAATGGTAAACACCTGCCATAAATTGTCTCTATCCGGAGATTTTAGCGAGAAATCTGGTAAAGAAAAGGCGCTCTGGTGGGAGCGCCTGAAATCTGGTTATTGTGAAGTCGCTTAGTCGTTTGCCATCATGGCGAAACAACGATCGACGGCTTCTAATGTCGCTTCTATTTCCTGAGAGGAGTGTGCCAGCGAAGTAAAACTGGCTTCAAACGCTGATGGAGCCATATAGACACCATGATCAAGCATCAGATGGAAGAAGCGTTTAAATTTCTCAACATCACAACGGGCGACATCTTCATAGCAGGTGACTTGTTGTTGCTCGGTAAAGAAAAAGCCGAACATCCCACCGACCTGATGTACCAGCAGTGGAATACCATGTTTGTCAGCAAAAAACTTAAAACCATCTGCAAGCTGTTTGGTTTTCGATGCCAGGCGTTTTTCGTTGCCTTCTTCTTTTAACAGACTAAGACATGCATAACCGGCAGCCATCGCGACTGGATTTCCAGAGAGTGTTCCTGCCTGATAAACGGGGCCGGTTGGTGCGATATACTGCATGATCTCTTTTCGGCCACCAAAAGCACCGACGGGCATCCCGCCTCCTATGACCTTACCTAACGTGGTTAAGTCAGGCTTGATATTATAGTGTGCTTGAGCGCCACCCAAGGCAACCCGGAATCCCGTCATGACTTCATCAAAAATCAACAAGGCGCCGGCATCATCACAGAGGGTTCTGAGCCCTTCAAGGAAACCTTCAACCGGTGGAATGCAGTTCATGTTACCGGCAACGGGTTCGACAATAATGCAGGCAATTTCGCCTTCATTGGCATCGAATAAAGCTTTGACTGAGTCGAGATCATTAAAACGAGCCGTTAATGTATATTTGGCAAAGTCAGCAGGTACTCCGGGAGAGCTGGGCTGACCCAGCGTGAGCGCACCAGATCCAGCTTTAACCAGAAGACTATCAGCATGACCGTGGTAACATCCCTCGAATTTGATAATTTTATCGCGGCCGGTATATCCGCGTGCCAGACGGATGGCACTCATAGTCGCTTCTGTGCCGGAGTTGACCATGCGTAACTGTTCCATCGATGGAACGAGTTGTGAAACCAGTTCAGCAATCGCTATTTCTTGTTCAGTCGGTGCACCAAAACTCAATCCTTTTTGTACCGCGCCAATCACCGACTCACGAATGACGCCATGATTATGACCTAGAATCATTGGACCCCATGAACCGACGTAGTCGATATAAGCTCTACCATCAACGTCAAAAACGAATGGACCGTCTGCTCTGTCGATAAAAATCGGCGTGCCACCGACACCATTAAAGGCGCGTACTGGCGAATTTACACCACCGGGAATGGTGGTTTGTGCCTGTTGATATAGATCAGATGATTTGGTCATGGGGATTATCCTCTTTTGAGTGGTTGGACCAACTTGGCAAGCATTGTACTATTCATCGTTCGAAGAGAAATATTTTTTTCGATTTTTTCCTGAAATGCCAATAGATGAATACACCTTGTTACTGAATTTGTGTCTGTTTGGTCGATCATTCTGAATGATGCCAAAGTTTTGTGTGGCCGGGCTATCACGTTACGGGGCGGTTGGGGCGCTCATTGTCATCTGAAAAAGAAAGTTTGTTTGATGTATGCGGTGAATACTTGAACGACTCAGTCAGGTATTAGATAATCAAGGCGGATAATAAAGTATATCTGATGCAACAATGTTGACTGCGGTTCTGTTGACTGAAACTATGTTAGCAAGAGATATCGAAGCATGAGAGAGGTCGTTGTGAGTGATTTAAATATACCGCTGACATTTTCTGATGCGGCAGCGAAGCGCGTGAAAGCGTTAATTGCCGAAGAAGAAAATCAGGAGCTCAAACTACGGGTTTATATTACCGGTGGTGGTTGTAGCGGTTTTCAGTATGGATTTACGTTTGATGAGAATGTAAATGATGGGGATATGACTATCGAAAATTGTGGCGTTACATTGGTGGTTGATCCAATGAGTCTGCAATATCTGATTGGTGGCGAGGTTGATTATACCGAAGGACTTGAAGGGTCTCGCTTTTTCGTCAATAACCCAAATGCGACAACTACGTGTGGTTGTGGTGCCTCATTTAGTGTCTGACGCTGTCTCATCCTGATGAACCATGTCGGATCGTCGTATTCGAGCCGACATGGCTGTTCCGTGTTCAAATTCTAATTCGCCCGTTCACTGTCCATCGATATTGCTCAATCATATTGTTCAAAGCCCGACGAATATTAATATTACACAGACTCAACCATTGTTGTGTAACGCAGTGACACCTTAACGTTTGGCATACATCAGATGACTGAAGCGTTCTAGCTGTTGTAATCTGATTTTAGCATTGGCGATAAATGTCTGTTTCGATTGTCCCAAAAGTGATGCCGATTGAGGAAGAGACACTGTCCGTGGATTTTTGTGTACGCCATGAACGAGGAATTCGTAGTGCAGGTGTGGCCCTGTGACTCGGCCTGTACCACCCAGAGCACCGATTTTTTGTCCTTGTTTCACCCGTTGGCCGGTTTTCACATATCGGCGTTTCAGGTGAAGGTATTTGGTCATATAGGTATTACTGTGTTTGATAAAGACATAATTCCCGTTGAAGCGGTTATAACTCGACTTCACGACGACACCATCACCGGCTGCCCAAATGGGTGTTCCGACCGGAGCAACGTAATCTGTACCGCGATGAGGTCTGACTCTGCCGGTCACCGGATGCAGCCTGCGTGGGTTGAAGTTTGATGAAACACGACGAAAATCGAGCGGGGAGCGCAAGAATGCTTTCTTCATGGCTCGTCCATTCTCATCATAATAATCACCATTCTCATCGTTGATAATCGCTTTAAATGTCGTGCCCTGATTGGTAAACGTTGCGGCAATGATATTGCCCTTACCGACAATTTCACCTTCGACGACCTCTTCCAGATAGAGCAGGCTGAACGTATCTCCTTTGCGAATATCCAAGGCAAAGTCAATGTCCCAACCAAAAATACCAGCCAGCGCCATAATTTGATTCGGGGTTAAACCTGCATTGACCGCAGCATTCCAGAAGTTAGATGTAATTTGGGCTTCAGCGTAATTATATTGATAGTGCACTTCTTTTTTATCTAATTTCGCGGTAAAGCCATGCTCTGACTTGGTAATCATGAACGCTTCGTAGGTCGAAAGACTTCGTCGCAATTGCACCAGTTGATCATTTTCATCAAAACCGAAGCTGAGTTCGTCTCCGGGGCGGAGTCGGGTGAGTTGCTGTTTGATCTCCGGATCACTGGCGGTTAATTCATACAAAAGACGTGATGATAGCCCGATACGCTGAAACAAAACGGCGGCACTCTCTCCGGACTTTACCTGATATTGTTCCCATCTGAGCGTTGCTGTCGGTGCAATCGCTACTCCGGGAGAAAGCGCTTCTGCATTGATTGAGAGTGGATAATGACGACCGATTTCGAGATGCTTTTCTTTTCCTTGAAGCTCTTGGGGATTGGGCAGAAAAAAAATAGCGATCACGATTAAAGCGGAGAAACACCCAATCAGTATTTGATGTAATCGTGGCAGACGAGCAAAAATAGACAACATATAGACAGCGTTTTACCGATGGTTCATAAAATCCTTAGAACAATAGTTTAACTGGTTTCAAAATGCATCGCTATTCAAGTAATATGTCTAACTAATAAATTTCTGCCAAATTTGTGGAGTGAACGAGAATGGCGACAATTGAAACCGCATTAGCTGAAATCAAGCGCGGTGTTGAGGAGTTGATTCCTGAAGAGGAATTGATCGCAAAACTGAAAGAGGGCCGTCCGTTAAGAATTAAGTTGGGTGCTGATCCAACTGCACCGGATATTCATTTGGGCCATACTGTTATCCTGAATAAGTTACGTGCATTTCAGGATCTGGGACATGAGGTGACTTTCCTTATCGGTGATTTTACCGGTATGGTTGGTGATCCGACAGGAAAAAATACCACGCGCCCGCCATTGACCCGCGAAGATGTGATTCGTAATGCTGAAACATACAAAGAGCAGGTTTTTAAAATTCTCGATCCTGAAAAAACAAAAATTCAGTTTAATTCCGAGTGGCTTTCTCAATTAGGTGCCGAAGGAATGCTTCGTCTGGCATCTAATCAGACGGTTGCCCGAATGTTAGAGCGGGATGATTTTAAAAAGCGTTATCATAGTGGTCAGGCGATTGCGATTCATGAATTTATGTATCCGCTCCTGCAAGGCTATGATTCCGTAGCGATGGAAACCGACGTTGAGCTTGGTGGGACAGACCAAAAGTTTAATTTGCTGATGGGGCGTGAATTGCAAAAAGCACACGGTCAAAAACAGCAGGTTGTACTGATGATGCCACTACTCGTTGGTTTGGACGGCGAGAAGAAAATGTCGAAGTCGGCTCACAACTATATCGGCATCGATGAGGCGCCCGAAGAAATGTTTGGCAAAATCATGTCGATTTCAGATGAGTTGATGTGGAGTTATTACGATTTGTTGTCATTCCGACCTCTTTCTGAGATCCAGCAATTCAAGTCAGATGTTGCAGGTGGTAAGAATCCTCGTGATATTAAAATCTTGCTGGCGAAAGAAATCATTGCACGTTTCCATGATGAAGCAGCAGCGGATGCGGCTGAGCAAGAGTTCATTGCTCGGTTCCAGAAAGGTGCTATTCCTGATGAGATGCCTGAATTCACATTTGCATCCGGTATTGCCATCGGCAATATCCTGAAGGATGCAGGTCTGGTGGGTTCAACATCGGATGCCATGCGGATGATTCGTCAAGGCGCTGCCAAGGCGGCTGGTGAGAAAATCCAAGATACCAAATGGATTCCTGAGCATGGCACCTATGTGCTTCAGGTTGGCAAACGCAAGTTCGCCCGCGTGACCATCCAGTAAATATCGTTCAAATAAAGCCTGATGTTATGATTCAGGCTTTATATTTGAGAGGTACGATTTCTTTTGCTGACTCATCTGAATGATATCCCGATACAGTTGTTCTTCAAACTGCTCTAGTGGTGACGGCGTTTGAACGGTTTCTGCTTTATCATCATCAGGGAAGTAGTCGGTGACAAACTGGACGAAAAGCACCTGAGGCTGCCCTTTTTTATCCAGTCCATATCCCGCCATATTATAACTGCCATATAGCGAGCCGCTTTTGGCACTCAAATGACCTCTGACAATCGAAGAACGCATACTTTTCCGGTATTTCAGCGTACCGCTTTGTCCTGCAACCGGTAACAACTCGATCAGATGAAGTGATGCATCATGCTGCCAAATATAATGTAAAACCTCAGCCATTTGATTGGCGGTTACTCGGTTATTGCGTGACAACCCAGAACCATCAACCAGTTGTGCACTTTTAAGGTCAATGCCTGCTTTGGCATATAAGATTTGTTTGATTGCTTCTGTGCCGTTGGCAAAACTGCCCGCCTGAACAAAAAATTGATGACCCAATGTTTTCGTCACATTATTCGCAATTAGGTTATCAGACTCTTTCAGCATCGTATCAAGTAACTCAACGAGCGGTTTAGATGTATGTTGAACTAGGGCTTGTTGTAATGGTTTTGGGGGGCGTCCGACGATCACTTCTCCCGTGAGCGTGATCCCCAGGTGATTCAGAATTCTGTAAACGATACGAGTCGCGTAAAGGCTGGGATTCTGGATCGCAAATTTTAAGGGGAGCGGTGAATTTCGCTGAACCAGACATCCTGAAAGGCGATAGTTGTTTTCGGCACGACTACGTAGCTCAAGATCGCACAGCTGTTGTTTTTGTTCTTGTGATGAGACGGTTTTCGCCTGAGTCGTTACATAAATGGGGTATTGTTCAGGAATATAAACACGAGTATTGCCATCTTTTTGTGTATAAATTGAGCCGGGCACACAGTTTTCGTCTAACACGATGACACTCGATGGGGCGCTGTAACATACCCCCAGAATATCCCACGGCCAGCCGACAGCCCTTTCATAGCCGCTGAATAACGAATTATCGAGCCACAAGTTACCCTCAATTTTTTTGATACCTTGCTGTTTCAACGTCACAAACATGTGTTTCAAGTCATGGGTTGTGAGCTGTGGATCACCACTAAATTGGAGCACCCAATCATGGTCTGCTTTGCCTAATAAAGTCTTGAAACGAAATTGATCGCCCAGTTCTAATTTAGCAGCCAGTGCAGTAATCAGTTTCATGGTGCTGGCGGGGGGATAGAATGACAGACTATCGGTATCGACTTCTCGCAGGGGCGTATCCAGTTGTTCAACAATCAGAGCGGTTCTGCTGGTCGGTGGTAACAGACTGGCATAAGGTGTCGCCTGAGCGGCGCACAATTCAGCGCTCAGAACAAAACAGGTAATAGTAAACAGAAGCGTCCGCAGCACAAAGCAACCTAATATAATGATGTTATGTGACTAGTATAACCAGATAAAAAAACGCCCGCTAGCGCGGGCGTTTTAAGAGTATTGAATCTGGTTCAGATTAGAAGTCGTAGCGTAGACCTACAACCATATCATCTTCAGTACCATTATCACCAATTGCGCTACCGGCAAGGTCAACATCATCTTTATCAAGCATATTGATGTTGTAAGACACATAGCTGCGGAAGTTTGGCTGGAAGTAATAAGCAACTTCTAGAGCAAGATAATTAGCTACATCTTTATCTGTTTCGCCATAGTTATATGTGGCGATCAGTTTAGTTTTGTCGATGGTATAAGAAGCTGCTAGTTCATAACCGTCGTAGTTATCCTTACCAGCTGCATCGAAATCGATGTGGCTGTACAATGCTGACAGGTATAGATCATTCAGGGTATAAGCAACTGTGGCAACGATTTGATTGTCGTCGTTTTGCGCACCGTAACCTAAACCTAAATCAACACCGATATTTGCCAGTGCATAAGTGGCAGACAGACCATAACCATCTTGATCATTATTATCAATAGTGTCAGTTGTTGCGTTCTCAATACGGTCAGCGAAACGATATTCAGCAAAAACATTCAGATTGTCAAATGAACCCGCATATTTTAATTGGTTATCGACACGATCAAGCGCAACTAATTTTTTAACTGCGTTGTCACCGTGATATGACATGATATCAGTAAAATCAGACAGCGGAGTCAATACGCCGTCTTGTTTACCATAAGTAACGACACCGTATGTACCACCCAGGCCAGCATAAGCATAACGAGTGTCGAAATCACTATTCTCGTCGTTTTTCAGCGTATGAACCGTTGGAGTAGTAGGATCTTGTTTGCCATCATTAGATGTAAATTGACCTTCAAAATAGCCTAATCCATACAGATTATCGTTGATTTCTTGTTTACCTAAGAAACCCAAACGAGCACGAGATTCGTCTGATGCATCGCCATCTTTCAGAGAAAGAATGCCTTCGACACGTCCTTTCATCGTTAGGGATGTGCCGTCTTGGTTGTATAGTTCACCAGCGTTCACGCCAGTTGCCACTGCAGCACCTGCCACTGCAAGAGCGATCAGAGTTTTTTTCATCTTGTTAATCCTAAAATTTACTGTCCATAAACGTTGAAGAACATAATCG
It encodes the following:
- a CDS encoding YacL family protein; translated protein: MEFEFRKNILLGEYYAAFNMEHAVISRFLEDEINAERTMIEQILQLLQSAYQDDLTEQVWFGREISLKILEGEVTIFENTLTHANHHDFEDEFELYESESIATCGLDDFESMLMQWQQFTQN
- the glnK gene encoding P-II family nitrogen regulator, with the translated sequence MKLINAIIKPFKLDDVREALSDVGIEGMTVSEVKGFGRQKGHTELYRGAEYQVDFLPKVKLEIATQGDNVDRVVEAIMKAAHTGKIGDGKIFVYDLSQAVRIRTGETDSEAL
- a CDS encoding ammonium transporter, with protein sequence MELSVTVTELRYALDTFYFLISGALVMWMAAGFAMLESGLVRSKNTTEILTKNFVLYAIACTLYLIVGYHIMYVDNADGGWLPSIGGLIGSQAADADHSLESDFFFQVVFVATAMSVVSGAVAERMKLWAFLIFAVVLTGFIYPVEGYWTWGGGFLSAAGFSDFAGSGIVHMAGAAAALAGVLLLGARKGKYGKNGEVHPIPGSNMPLATLGTFILWFGWFGFNGGSQLMISDAANASAVGKIFLNTNAAASAGALAALLVCKTTWGKADLTMVLNGALAGLVAITADPLSPSPMYSVAIGAVAGVIVVFAIVALDKLKIDDPVGAISVHGVCGLFGLMAVPVSNADASFGSQLLGAVVIFAWVFGTSLIVWGILKATMGIRVTEEEEMEGMDMHDCGVGAYPEFVTSK
- the rsmC gene encoding 16S rRNA (guanine(1207)-N(2))-methyltransferase RsmC, encoding MSSEYFSAQNSAPSQIAERQLSYFQGKHLLVAGEIEDQFPLQLRQTCQSVAIFTTHYGYYRQIADDSNVTAYFGATLSDDCHADMVLLYWPKAKQEAAYLLAMLMTKLGPGTEIVVVGENRSGIKSIETLFASYGIIRKYDAARRCSFYWGECSQTPEQFNMQDWFKTYTVNYRQKELIVKSLPGVFSHGELDLGSQLLLDNLSDMHGDVLDFGCGAGVIGTVIAAQYPSVTLSMCDVSALAIESSKATLAANGLSGHVFPSDIYSDVTDRYDHLISNPPFHSGLGTSYHASETFLTQSPHYLKPRGKLSIVANSFLKYPPLIEQTLGSCDTLAKTNKFAVYQATY
- a CDS encoding AI-2E family transporter, which codes for MNTISSHRVIIAALLVAAIACYLLIEPYINSIMLAFIISLLIYPLHQYLERKLNPYRNFASFLSCVILTFIIVLPLLLVFGAIAQQGARFSQTLYQWVTHGGVQEIFNHPWVVKAMDFANTYLPFDTIDPAAIAERVAKMSSQAGTQLVGVSAKLVGDATAFIMDFFLMLFVLFFLLRDYEKIITTLRHVLPLSRSQEDRLLEEIEKVSKSAVMGSFLTALAQGVAGGLGMWLAGFPGLFWGTMIGFASFIPIVGTALIWIPASAYLLLTNDISWGIFLAVWSIVVVGSIDNLLRPFLMQGSSGMNTLMIFFSLLGGIHLFGLMGLVYGPLIFAITIVLFNIYEEEFQSFLNRQDKS
- the hemL gene encoding glutamate-1-semialdehyde 2,1-aminomutase, producing MTKSSDLYQQAQTTIPGGVNSPVRAFNGVGGTPIFIDRADGPFVFDVDGRAYIDYVGSWGPMILGHNHGVIRESVIGAVQKGLSFGAPTEQEIAIAELVSQLVPSMEQLRMVNSGTEATMSAIRLARGYTGRDKIIKFEGCYHGHADSLLVKAGSGALTLGQPSSPGVPADFAKYTLTARFNDLDSVKALFDANEGEIACIIVEPVAGNMNCIPPVEGFLEGLRTLCDDAGALLIFDEVMTGFRVALGGAQAHYNIKPDLTTLGKVIGGGMPVGAFGGRKEIMQYIAPTGPVYQAGTLSGNPVAMAAGYACLSLLKEEGNEKRLASKTKQLADGFKFFADKHGIPLLVHQVGGMFGFFFTEQQQVTCYEDVARCDVEKFKRFFHLMLDHGVYMAPSAFEASFTSLAHSSQEIEATLEAVDRCFAMMAND
- the erpA gene encoding iron-sulfur cluster insertion protein ErpA, which translates into the protein MSDLNIPLTFSDAAAKRVKALIAEEENQELKLRVYITGGGCSGFQYGFTFDENVNDGDMTIENCGVTLVVDPMSLQYLIGGEVDYTEGLEGSRFFVNNPNATTTCGCGASFSV
- a CDS encoding peptidoglycan DD-metalloendopeptidase family protein; its protein translation is MLSIFARLPRLHQILIGCFSALIVIAIFFLPNPQELQGKEKHLEIGRHYPLSINAEALSPGVAIAPTATLRWEQYQVKSGESAAVLFQRIGLSSRLLYELTASDPEIKQQLTRLRPGDELSFGFDENDQLVQLRRSLSTYEAFMITKSEHGFTAKLDKKEVHYQYNYAEAQITSNFWNAAVNAGLTPNQIMALAGIFGWDIDFALDIRKGDTFSLLYLEEVVEGEIVGKGNIIAATFTNQGTTFKAIINDENGDYYDENGRAMKKAFLRSPLDFRRVSSNFNPRRLHPVTGRVRPHRGTDYVAPVGTPIWAAGDGVVVKSSYNRFNGNYVFIKHSNTYMTKYLHLKRRYVKTGQRVKQGQKIGALGGTGRVTGPHLHYEFLVHGVHKNPRTVSLPQSASLLGQSKQTFIANAKIRLQQLERFSHLMYAKR
- the tyrS gene encoding tyrosine--tRNA ligase yields the protein MATIETALAEIKRGVEELIPEEELIAKLKEGRPLRIKLGADPTAPDIHLGHTVILNKLRAFQDLGHEVTFLIGDFTGMVGDPTGKNTTRPPLTREDVIRNAETYKEQVFKILDPEKTKIQFNSEWLSQLGAEGMLRLASNQTVARMLERDDFKKRYHSGQAIAIHEFMYPLLQGYDSVAMETDVELGGTDQKFNLLMGRELQKAHGQKQQVVLMMPLLVGLDGEKKMSKSAHNYIGIDEAPEEMFGKIMSISDELMWSYYDLLSFRPLSEIQQFKSDVAGGKNPRDIKILLAKEIIARFHDEAAADAAEQEFIARFQKGAIPDEMPEFTFASGIAIGNILKDAGLVGSTSDAMRMIRQGAAKAAGEKIQDTKWIPEHGTYVLQVGKRKFARVTIQ
- the dacB gene encoding serine-type D-Ala-D-Ala carboxypeptidase, which produces MRTLLFTITCFVLSAELCAAQATPYASLLPPTSRTALIVEQLDTPLREVDTDSLSFYPPASTMKLITALAAKLELGDQFRFKTLLGKADHDWVLQFSGDPQLTTHDLKHMFVTLKQQGIKKIEGNLWLDNSLFSGYERAVGWPWDILGVCYSAPSSVIVLDENCVPGSIYTQKDGNTRVYIPEQYPIYVTTQAKTVSSQEQKQQLCDLELRSRAENNYRLSGCLVQRNSPLPLKFAIQNPSLYATRIVYRILNHLGITLTGEVIVGRPPKPLQQALVQHTSKPLVELLDTMLKESDNLIANNVTKTLGHQFFVQAGSFANGTEAIKQILYAKAGIDLKSAQLVDGSGLSRNNRVTANQMAEVLHYIWQHDASLHLIELLPVAGQSGTLKYRKSMRSSIVRGHLSAKSGSLYGSYNMAGYGLDKKGQPQVLFVQFVTDYFPDDDKAETVQTPSPLEQFEEQLYRDIIQMSQQKKSYLSNIKPES